A region of the Rubripirellula tenax genome:
CATGCAGTATGTGGTTGAAAAGGTCCGCGGAAGTGGCAGCGGTGGCGTCATGCTTTGTGAACGGGGCACGTTTTTTGGCTACGGTCGTCTGGTCAACGACATGCAATCGTTGCCGATCATGCGGTCGCTGGGGGTTCCAGTCGTTTTTGATGCCACTCACAGCGTCCAGCGCCCCGGCGGTTTGGGTGGGGCGACGGGTGGAAACCGGGAAATGGTCGAACCTTTGGCCCGCGCGGCCGTAGCAATCGGTACCGACGCCCTGTTTTTCGAAACACACCCCAAGCCAGAGACGTCGCCCAGCGACGGGGCAAACATGATCCCATTGGATCGATTCGAAGCGACAATCGGCCGGTTGTTGACACTCAGGCGAACGATCACCGACATCGATTCCGCCGTCTGACGGTCCCCGTTTCCGACAGACTTGGCTCCCCGTTTCCAACAAACTTAGCTTCTCGTGCGGTCCATGAATTTTGTTGCTCCGATGGCTGGCATCTCGCGATTGACTCACAACGCCACCACGGCGACCCTGGTTCTGCTGGTCATATCGATCGCAGGCTGCGCCGATGATTCTGAAAAGGTTCGTCGAATTCGCAACCAGCGACAGGTAACCATGCAGACCCAGACGCAGCAGGACCACGTCGGCGAAGTATTCAGTTTGCTTAGCCGATTGGTCGAGCTGAATCCCGACGAAGCCCAGCGGCAAATCGCCTACCATCTCAATCGATGGTCCGAGGAACGGCCGGCCTTGGAGGTCACCGATTTGACCGAGTGGCTAACGCCGATCAAAGGCTTGCTGGACGACGCAGTGATCGAGGACCGCGTCAACCGAACCACATTCACACGCAGTGACGTCAATCACCTTCGCGACAGTTATCTTTTCAGCCGCATTGCAGACTGGGTCAACAATCCGTCCAGTGATGATCCGGTCTTGTTCGATTGGTTTGCCGACTTAGAGAAAAAGTCATCGGCCGATGCAAACAAGTTGCGCACCGCAACCAGACTGTTCGACTGGACCGTCCGAAACGTAGCGTACGAACCGAACGTGCCCCAGTATCCTGGGCCACCCGCACCACCGATGTCGTTGGGCATGGAATTCCAAGGTGCCGGATATCGCCAAACCGACTACCAAACCGTTTGGCGAGGCACGGGTGATTCGTTGCAACGGTCCGGTGTATTTGTCCAGCTTTGTCGACAGGCCGGAGTTCCCGCGGTCGTCTTGGCGATTCCTTCCACCGAAGACGGGACGCTCGCCCCGTGGTGCATCGGTGTCTTAGTCGGCGAACAAATCTATTTGTTCGAACCCGAGCTTGGCACATTCGTCCCTGGCCCCAACCAAACCGGTATAGCAACCCTCGCCGATGCCCGAGGCGATGCGTCGGTCTTGAGACGTTTAAATGTTCCTGGCTTCTTCGACTATCCACTGTCGAAGGAAGACGTCCAGCAATGTGTCGCACTGCTCAACGTCGTCCCCGAAGCGATCAGCCCACGCATGAAACTGTTGCAATCAGGGCTTGCCGGTGATCGTCGAATGGTAACCCATGTCGACGTTCAAGCGATGAGCGAGTCGATTGACGCTGTCAGCGGGATTTCCGGCGTGCGTCTTTGGGACGTCCCCGTATTGGCCGAGACCTATGCCACCGACTTAGCCACCGCAGCGATGCGCGATCCCATTTTCTTGTTCTGGTACCAATCTCGATGGGCGATCTTAGAATCCGAAGTCGACAGCGCTCGCCAATTGTCATTGGGCCGTTGGAACCATTTGATGGGCAAGTTCGACAAAAATACCGAAGACGACTCGAAGGGCGCTCGGGTACTTTATCTGGCCCAACGCGCACCTGAGTTTGAAATCGCCGACCTTCGAATCGACGTCGATCTTCAAAAGGCGTACGGCATTCGTCGCGAACTGGGCACGGCCAGCGAACTCTATGATCGCCAAGTCCAACAGGTCCAAAACCTGATGCGTCAAGGCAAACGTACGGCGACCTATTGGATCAGTTTGATCCAATACGACGATACGCGCTACGACACCGCGAAGAATTGGTTTGCTAGCCGCGTGCTTGACGAAACGCAACCGTCGATGTGGGTGCCCGCGGCACGCTACAATTTGGCTCGCACTGAAGAACGGCTGGGCAACATCGACGGGGCCATCGAACTGTATAAAACCGTCGGGGATCCTCAAGAACACGGAAACCGGATCCGAGCCCGTTTGATCGCGAAATCGGACGACGAAACAGAATAGCCCGCTTGGCGAACTAGGTTGTCGCCAACGACTCGACGCGCAAGACACCGTCGGACAAGCCGACCAACGGCAAGGAAGCGTCGACAACACCATCGGCAACCAAGCGATCCAACCCCGCCGTCGCGTCCACTGCACACGATTTCAGCAGCACCACTTCATCGGCACCAACCATCATCCCCAAATGGGCCGCGATCGCATCCGACGTCGTTCGCCAATCGTTCGGCAACACCGTGTCACATCCGCGGCGATAAAAACAGGAAACCATGATGAGCGTCGGCCTTTGGATCACGAATCCGTGTTCTAGACGCTGAACCAGCGATTGAGCGTCGTCCACGAATGGGGCGGACGGCCACAGCTTGCGAGCAATCTGGAACGTCGCGCCGAGCAAATCGACGCACAACCAGTGGACATCATCGCCGTTGAGCGCGTGGACATGGTCCAAACGGCGAATCGCGTCGATCAATTCGCCACCGCCAACGATCAACAAGTTTTCGGCGGGCGATTGCCTAGCGATCCAGCGATCGACCAACGCCGAAAGGTCGCTGCGCAACAGCAGACTGCCACCGATTTTGATGACTCGCCTTTTCATTGCGATTGCTGTCCCGACGCATCTGCCCCGATCGCTCGAGACATCAACTGCGCGACTGCCCAAGCCGGCGCGCACCGCGATTGTTCGGCATTGAGCCTGCTGCGCAGATCAATCACGTCGCGACCCGCAGGGACGTCGAAAAGGTCGCTTCCGTGCCCGCTGATCACGATCACACCTTGGCCGTCATCGATCGATTCAAACGCTTGTCGGATCTCGCGTTTGGCCGCTGCGATCACCTGATAGGCCAAATCGCGAGCCTGTTCGATCGAGACGCTCTGGCGATCCAATCCAATCATGCGGGCCATACGACCAATAGATCGATCGACCGTTCTAGGCTGGCCATCCGCGGTGTCGATTTCATCTTCACGCTCGTGTTCTATACCCAACAATATTCTCGCATCGTCGATGGTCGCAAACCACTCGTTCATTACTGAGCAGGCAACGTTGCCGTGTGAAAGCTGACGCACCAATCCACAAACGGGCGTTCGCCGGCATCCGATGTAGACCAACGACTGTTCGACCAACCGTTGATGGTCCGTCATTGCCGATGTCGCAACTCTACCGCGCGACAAACGAATGATATCGGTCGTCGTTGACCCAATGTCGATCAATGTTCCGCGATCAACGACTGCTTGGGCCACCCACGACGCCAACGCATGCCAGTTCGCAGCCGCGATCGTTTCGAAATTCGCACCCGCTTTGTCCGCAGGGTGAAACGCACCGTCCACGCCATAGAAACGCATCGCCGGCGCAACGCCCTGCATCTTTCGATTGACTTGCCGCCCCGCTTGGACGGCCGCATCGACGATGAACCGCACGCCCGCTTCACGATCATCAAAGCAATCCGCCAATTCACCCGTCATCGTGATAGCGATTGCATAGGGTGGCGAGGATGCCGACGACAATCCGATCAGATCCGCAAGCAGCGTAGCGGCAAGCTCGCCCGATCGTTTCCACATTTCAAACGGCCGCGACAAGACGGATCCGTCGGTGACGCAATACTTCAGATTGGCACCGCCAATGTCGATCCCGATAACGGGTCGCGTGGGCATCATAGTCAGCTCGCTAACTCGCCGATTCGATGGCACCGCCATCGACCCACACGTGTCCATCGGGTGTCCACCGAACCGCCTCGACCGACGCACTGCAAGACACAGGCCCCGATTCGAGATCGAACAACCTTGCCGCCACATTGCCGTGAATCATCCGTCGAATTCCAACATAGGAAGTCGTCAAGCGCGGATTGATTTCGATCACGTAGTCTTCGCTCGGCCGTTCGCCCAGCAACAAGTCCAAGCCGACAAACCCGCGAACGGTCGGCGGCAACGCTGCGATCGCTCGCTGGGCCAGAGCGGCGGCACGACGCTGGGCGTCATCATCGAGCGGCCCCTGTCCTCCGGCGTACTCACAAGTCAAATCGCACAGCTGCTGAGAAACGGCGGGCATGAATACCGAATGCTTTGCTGAGGCAACCATCGCAATGGAAGCCGCCCGGCCAGGCATCCACGCTTGCAGCAACTCGTGATCTCCAAGGCCGTTGCAGGCATCGTCTAGCGAATCGAATCTCTTTAGCTCTTTGGTCCCGCAACCATCGCGAGGCTTGACGACAAAATGTTCATGCGTGCGAAGCTCGTCGTAGAACTTGCGATCTTTCACGGTCATATAAATCGGGTGCATCACTCCGGCCCCGATCAAGCACTTTGCCGTCAAATACTTGTCGCTGGCGACTCGCAGAAAGTCGCCGCTGCCGGCAATCACGTCGACGCCACCGGCGCGAAGAATGGCGACAGCCTTCGCCAGAATGCCATCACTCTCGGGAGCAACGACGATGGCCGCGTCGCAGGTTTTCGCAGCCTCGGTCCACTGATTCCAAAACGGGACAGATGGATCGATGAGAATCTTGTGCGTCGATCGGATGGGCAGCGATTCGAACCGCGCATCCAACGGCACCACAGTCTCGGCAACGTCGGTCAGATCCGACGCGACCGCGCTAAGCATCGCGGCGCCTTCCTGTCGCAAACTCGCAGGGATTTGATCGACGGACTCGTTAGCCAATCCGCCACCACAAACATACTCGCCGACGAAAATTCGCATCCGTATTGCCCACGCGGAAATAAAAAACCGGCAACCGCACGGTTCGCCACCATGATACCGAATTGCCGACCGGGCGGGGACTCGCTGCGAATGCACTGCCGCAGTGCATTGTTCGACGTTAGAAAATTCCGAGATGGTCCCGCGCGTCGTCCGTCATCATGTCCTGGCTCCAAGGCGGCTCCATCACCACTTTGACTTCGCACGATTCGACTTCATCCATGCCTTCGGCGGCGCCTTTGACACCGGCGACCAACTGGGGGCCGGCAGGGCACATCGG
Encoded here:
- a CDS encoding tetratricopeptide repeat protein: MNFVAPMAGISRLTHNATTATLVLLVISIAGCADDSEKVRRIRNQRQVTMQTQTQQDHVGEVFSLLSRLVELNPDEAQRQIAYHLNRWSEERPALEVTDLTEWLTPIKGLLDDAVIEDRVNRTTFTRSDVNHLRDSYLFSRIADWVNNPSSDDPVLFDWFADLEKKSSADANKLRTATRLFDWTVRNVAYEPNVPQYPGPPAPPMSLGMEFQGAGYRQTDYQTVWRGTGDSLQRSGVFVQLCRQAGVPAVVLAIPSTEDGTLAPWCIGVLVGEQIYLFEPELGTFVPGPNQTGIATLADARGDASVLRRLNVPGFFDYPLSKEDVQQCVALLNVVPEAISPRMKLLQSGLAGDRRMVTHVDVQAMSESIDAVSGISGVRLWDVPVLAETYATDLATAAMRDPIFLFWYQSRWAILESEVDSARQLSLGRWNHLMGKFDKNTEDDSKGARVLYLAQRAPEFEIADLRIDVDLQKAYGIRRELGTASELYDRQVQQVQNLMRQGKRTATYWISLIQYDDTRYDTAKNWFASRVLDETQPSMWVPAARYNLARTEERLGNIDGAIELYKTVGDPQEHGNRIRARLIAKSDDETE
- a CDS encoding protein kinase; the encoded protein is MKRRVIKIGGSLLLRSDLSALVDRWIARQSPAENLLIVGGGELIDAIRRLDHVHALNGDDVHWLCVDLLGATFQIARKLWPSAPFVDDAQSLVQRLEHGFVIQRPTLIMVSCFYRRGCDTVLPNDWRTTSDAIAAHLGMMVGADEVVLLKSCAVDATAGLDRLVADGVVDASLPLVGLSDGVLRVESLATT
- a CDS encoding hydantoinase/oxoprolinase family protein, with product MPTRPVIGIDIGGANLKYCVTDGSVLSRPFEMWKRSGELAATLLADLIGLSSASSPPYAIAITMTGELADCFDDREAGVRFIVDAAVQAGRQVNRKMQGVAPAMRFYGVDGAFHPADKAGANFETIAAANWHALASWVAQAVVDRGTLIDIGSTTTDIIRLSRGRVATSAMTDHQRLVEQSLVYIGCRRTPVCGLVRQLSHGNVACSVMNEWFATIDDARILLGIEHEREDEIDTADGQPRTVDRSIGRMARMIGLDRQSVSIEQARDLAYQVIAAAKREIRQAFESIDDGQGVIVISGHGSDLFDVPAGRDVIDLRSRLNAEQSRCAPAWAVAQLMSRAIGADASGQQSQ
- a CDS encoding ATP-grasp domain-containing protein — encoded protein: MRIFVGEYVCGGGLANESVDQIPASLRQEGAAMLSAVASDLTDVAETVVPLDARFESLPIRSTHKILIDPSVPFWNQWTEAAKTCDAAIVVAPESDGILAKAVAILRAGGVDVIAGSGDFLRVASDKYLTAKCLIGAGVMHPIYMTVKDRKFYDELRTHEHFVVKPRDGCGTKELKRFDSLDDACNGLGDHELLQAWMPGRAASIAMVASAKHSVFMPAVSQQLCDLTCEYAGGQGPLDDDAQRRAAALAQRAIAALPPTVRGFVGLDLLLGERPSEDYVIEINPRLTTSYVGIRRMIHGNVAARLFDLESGPVSCSASVEAVRWTPDGHVWVDGGAIESAS
- a CDS encoding metal-sulfur cluster assembly factor gives rise to the protein MALAEDKVREALKQVIDPELYVNIVDLGLVYVISVGDENEEGRHDVKVEMTMTSPMCPAGPQLVAGVKGAAEGMDEVESCEVKVVMEPPWSQDMMTDDARDHLGIF